The Pygocentrus nattereri isolate fPygNat1 chromosome 4, fPygNat1.pri, whole genome shotgun sequence genome includes a window with the following:
- the galca gene encoding galactocerebrosidase translates to MIPPGALLLLLCCFSMCLAEVYVLDDSIGLGRTFDGIGGLSGGGATSRLLVNYQEPYRSQILDYLFKPNFGASLHILKVEIGGDAQTTDGTEPSHMHDENDENFFRGYEWWLMKEAKKRNPNITLIGLPWAFPGWIGHGTNRPYTFPDVTAKYVVSWVIGAKQHHDLDIDYIGIWNEKQFDAKYIKVLRGMLDRVGLVNVGIIAADGNWDISKALLLDPYLSDAVEVIGVHYPGTTTVPEALLTGKRLWSSEDYSTFNNDIGAGCWARILNQNYVSGMMTSTISWNLIASYYEDLSFGRDGLMTAEEPWSGNYVVEAPIWITAHTTQFAQPGWKYLSTVRHLAQGGSYVALTDGKGNLTVIIETMTHNHSQCIRPPLPPYSVSPQTATFQLKGSFAALTELQQWHSKFDFETKKDVLFKHTDPIKVQDGYFTLKLGVDEVYTITTVFSGQKGHYPDPPISAPFPKKYFDDFDVRNPPFSEAPYFADQTGVFEYFTNLTDPGPHVFTFRQVISQRPVTWAEDANQTVSVIGDHSWQNLTVACDIYIETVNGGIFLAVRVDQGGESVRKAMGVFYWVFGNGTYKVTNDIGGQKVLAEGLSGTRPGVWHTLTLTVKGDHAFGMLNNYPLWKNVVVHQPKNGWAAIGTHSFEFAQFDNFLVNAD, encoded by the exons ATGATTCCACCCGGAGCCCTGCTTCTCCTCCTATGCTGCTTCTCCATGTGTCTGGCTGAGGTTTATGTCCTGGACGACAGTATCGGACTGGGGAGAACCTTTGATGGCATTGGAGGCTTGAGTGGAGGAGGG GCCACTTCACGGCTGCTGGTCAACTATCAAGAACCGTATAGGAGTCAGATTCTGGATTACCTCTTCAAG CCCAACTTTGGAGCTTCACTGCACATTCTTAAAGTGGAAATAGGCGGCGATGCCCAAACCACAG ATGGTACAGAACCTTCACACATGCATGATGAGAATGATGAGAATTTTTTCCGTGGTTACGAGTGGTGGCTTATGAAAGAAGCCAAGAAGAGGAACCCAAACATCACTCTCATTG GTCTGCCCTGGGCATTCCCAGGATGGATAGGTCACGGGACCAACAGGCCATACACCTTTCCAGATGTTACTGCTAAATATGTTGTGTCATGGGTCATTGGAGCAAAACAACATCATGACCTTGATATTGATTACATAGGG ATTTGGAATGAAAAGCAATTTGATGCAAAGTACATCAAG GTGCTTCGAGGCATGCTAGATAGAGTCGGTTTAGTAAATGTGGGCATTATAGCTGCAGATGGGAACTGGGACATTTCAAAAGCGCTGCTGCTTGATCCATATCTCAGTGATGCTGTTGAAGTGATTGG TGTTCACTACCCAGGAACCACTACAGTACCAGAGGCCCTGCTCACTGGGAAGAGGCTTTGGTCCTCTGAAGATTACAGCACATTTAATAATGACATTGGTGCAGGCTGTTGGGCTCGTATTCTGAACCAGAACTACGTCAGTGGCATGATGACCTC GACCATTTCTTGGAATCTGATAGCAAGTTATTATGAAGATCTCTCTTTTGGCCGAGATGGTTTGATGACAGCGGAAGAGCCATGGAGTGGGAACTATGTGGTGGAAGCCCCAATATGGATCACTG CTCACACAACTCAGTTTGCACAGCCAGGCTGGAAATATCTGTCCACTGTGCGGCACCTCGCTCAGGGTGGAAGTTATGTGGCATTAACAGATGGCAAAGGCAACCTCACAGTTATCATTGAAACTATG ACCCACAATCACTCTCAATGCATACGGCCTCCCCTCCCGCCTTACAGCGTTTCGCCTCAGACGGCAACTTTCCAGCTCAAAGGTTCCTTT GCTGCGCTCACTGAGCTCCAGCAGTGGCACTCGAAATTTGATTTTGAGACCAAAAAGGATGTGCTGTTCAAGCACACTGATCCAATTAAG GTCCAAGATGGATATTTTACCTTGAAGTTGGGTGTTGATGAAGTTTACACAATCACAACAGTGTTCAGTGGACAAAAAGGCCACTACCCTGATCCCCCCATCTCTGCACCATTCCCCAAGAAATATTTTGATGACTTTGATGTCC GTAACCCTCCCTTCTCAGAGGCTCCATATTTTGCTGATCAAACTGGAGTGTTTGAATACTTCACAAACCTCACAGATCCAGGACCGCACGTCTTCACATTTCGCCAGGTCATCAGCCAGCGGCCAGTCACATGGGCTGAAGATGCCAACCAGACCGTCAGTGTTATAGGAGACCACAGTTG GCAAAACCTGACCGTGGCATGTGACATCTATATTGAGACTGTGAATGGAGGCATTTTCCTTGCAGTTAGGGTGGATCAAGGAGGAGAATCAGTGAGGAAAGCCATGGGTGTCTTTTATTGGGTATTTGGAAATGGCACATACAAAGTGACCAATGACATAG GTGGACAGAAAGTTCTTGCTGAAGGATTATCAGGGACAAGACCAGGTGTTTGGCACACATTAACTCTCACTGTAAAG GGTGATCATGCCTTTGGGATGCTGAATAATTATCCTCTATGGAAGAATGTTGTAGTACATCAACCAAAGAATGGCTGGGCTGCTATAGGAACTCACTCCTTTGAATTTGCACAGTTTGATAACTTTCTGGTGAATGCAGACTGA
- the ak7a gene encoding adenylate kinase 7a yields MAKEFQHSKRIFINNIDSYSSKYIAKYLSTCAVGGSLEEDEGEEENKVSRKDENVEDDRFQIVGTVRNENEKVKSFALEEYSALSRDELLQRLMECDVIVYNISEDAEVTDEATWAVSALHSEMEHFRSPKMFILVSTVMTWAMTKPADPDDPEVPLIEDDFRRKRPHPSFKEQASAEKLVLKLGKTKKSKLSTYVVAAGLQYGMGEGVFHYFFKASWLGELSSVPVFGSGANITPAIHVYDLACIVQNIIDHKPKTHYFIAVDDSKNTLEDIVKAISYVLGPEEVNKVSRDDAHLTQELTQTDLDQLSLNLRIEPVLLRDMFNLRWVCESGIIENIDSVVEEYKQTRRLLPIKICLLGPPAVGKTSVAAHLCKHYKLHHITVKEATEEKIKHLEEMLQQSDGENENDEALKEAQELLDSLKDSLSQRGDQLDDENVLRIIREKLNSKPCRNQGFVLDGYPITYEQAKELFFDEDMEKDPRSKLLPHNKKIIPEYIFSLDATDEFLKERVRNLPQSVAEEMHYTQDEFLQRLSTFREANTEDDTVLNYFDELEIHPEHIEISNIDDTENRAVIEKIIEVVGGAMNYGPTQKEQAEEERKRAVERHQQLIQEAAEMELIEAVEKARMTVVLEEWNKNVKEVKKQEHELLETRSIPMRHYLMKYVIPTLTQGLLECCKVKPEDPVDFLAEYFLRNSSED; encoded by the exons ATGGCGAAGGAGTTTCAGCACTCTAAACGGATTTTCATCAACAATATAGATTCATACTCATCAAAATACATCGCTAAG TATCTCTCCACCTGCGCTGTCGGTGGGTCTCTGGAGGAGGatgaaggagaggaagagaataAAGTTTCCAGGAAAGATGAAAACGTAGAAGACGACCGGTTTCAAATCGTTGGAACCGTTAGAAATGAAAACGAGAAAGTGAAAAGCTTTGCGCTTGAAGAATACTCG GCATTAAGCCGAGATGAGCTCCTACAGCGTCTGATGGAGTGTGATGTTATTGTGTATAACATCTCTGAGGATGCTGAAGTGACGGATGAAGCCACATGGGCCGTTTCAG CCCTCCACAGTGAAATGGAGCACTTTAGATCTcccaaaatgttcattttggtGTCAACTGTGATGACGTGGGCGATGACTAAACCGGCTGATCCT GATGATCCTGAAGTTCCTCTGATAGAAGACGACTTCAGACGAAAAAGACCACATCCAAGCTTCAAAGAACAGGCCAGTGCGGAGAAACTCGTCTTGAAGTTGGGAAAGACG AAAAAGTCCAAGCTCTCCACTTACGTTGTGGCTGCAGGTCTGCAGTACGGGATGGGCGAGGGTGTTTTCCACTATTTCTTCAAG GCATCCTGGCTTGGAGAGTTGAGCAGCGTCCCTGTTTTTGGGTCTGGCGCTAACATCACTCCTGCCATCCATGTCTACGATCTGGCTTG TATAGTACAAAACATCATCGATCACAAACCCAAAACACACTATTTCATTGCTGTGGACGACTCTAAGAATACACTTGAGGATATTGTGAAG GCCATTTCATATGTTCTGGGTCCTGAAGAGGTCAATAAAGTCTCCAGAGATGATGCACACCTCACTCAGGAACTCACA CAAACTGATTTAGATCAGCTAAGCCTGAACCTCCGGATTGAACCCGTTTTGCTGAGAGACATGTTTAATCTGCGCTGGGTGTGTGAATCTGGAATCATAGAGAACATCGACAGTGTTGTGGAGGAGTACAAACAGACAAGACGGCTTCTG CCAATCAAGATCTGTCTCCTCGGCCCCCCAGCTGTTGGGAAGACTTCAGTGGCAGCACATCTgtgtaaacattataaactcCATCATATTACAGTCAAGGAGGccacagaggaaaaaataaaacatctg GAGGAAATGCTTCagcagagtgatggagagaacgAGAATGATGAAGCACTGAAGGAGGCCCAGGAGCTGCTGGACTCTCTGAAGGACAGTCTGTCTCAGAGAGGag ACCAGCTGGATGATGAGAATGTTTTGCGAATCATCAGAGAGaagctcaactcaaaaccttGCAGAAATCAAGGGTTTGTTTTGGACGGCTACCCCATTACATACGAGCAAGCTAAAGAACTCTTCTTTG ATGAAGATATGGAAAAGGACCCCCGatccaaactgctgccacacaACAAAAAGATAATTCCAG AGTACATCTTCTCACTGGACGCCACTGATGAATTTCTGAAAGAGCGGGTCCGGAACCTCCCCCAGAGTGTAGCAGAGGAAATGCACTACACTCAGGATGAGTTTCTGCAGCGCCTCTCCACATTCAGGGAGGCAAACACAGAGGATGACACAGTGCTCAACTATTTTGATGAGCTAGAGATCCATCCAGAGCACATAG AGATCAGCAACATCGATGATACTGAGAACCGGGCTGTAATTGAGAAGATAATCGAGGTGGTGGGAGGGGCAATGAACTACGGCCCCACACAGAAGGAACaggcagaggaagagagaaaaagagctgtGGAGAGACATCAGCAGCTTATTCAGGAGGCAGCAGAGATGGAGCTCATAGAGGCAGTGGAGAAGGCCAGAATGACTGTTGTACTGGAGGAATGG AACAAGAATGTGAAGGAGGTGAAGAAGCAGGAGCATGAGCTGCTAGAGACTCGCTCCATACCAATGAGGCACTACCTGATGAAGTACGTCATACCAACACTCACCCAGGGATTGCTGGAGTGCTGCAAGGTTAAACCTGAGGATCCTGTCGACTTTCTG GCTGAATATTTTCTCAGGAACAGCTCAGAAGATTAG